One region of Bradyrhizobium betae genomic DNA includes:
- a CDS encoding 2-hydroxychromene-2-carboxylate isomerase, translated as MTRTAPQFLFDFGSPNAYLSHLAIPAIEQRIGVKFEYVPILLGGIFKSTNNKSPAETLAGVKNKREFQAIETERFVKRFKVQPYVFNPNFPVNTLNLMRMAIAAQAEGVFEKYVEAAFHHMWREPKKMDDPEVAAKALASSGLDAQKLFTRAQEPEIKGKLIKNTEEAVARGTFGSPTFFVGNEMFFGKEQLREVEEMVLEK; from the coding sequence TTGACCCGCACAGCCCCGCAATTCCTGTTCGATTTCGGCAGCCCGAACGCCTATCTCAGCCATCTCGCGATTCCGGCGATCGAGCAGCGCATCGGCGTCAAATTCGAATACGTGCCGATCCTGCTCGGCGGCATCTTCAAGTCGACCAACAACAAGTCGCCGGCCGAGACGCTGGCCGGCGTCAAGAACAAGCGCGAATTCCAGGCGATCGAGACCGAGCGCTTCGTCAAGCGTTTCAAGGTCCAGCCTTACGTCTTCAATCCCAACTTCCCCGTCAACACGCTGAACCTGATGCGCATGGCGATCGCGGCGCAGGCCGAGGGCGTGTTCGAGAAATATGTCGAGGCCGCCTTCCACCACATGTGGCGCGAGCCAAAGAAGATGGACGACCCTGAAGTCGCCGCGAAAGCACTGGCCTCCTCCGGGCTCGATGCCCAAAAACTGTTCACCCGCGCCCAGGAGCCCGAGATCAAGGGCAAGCTGATCAAGAACACCGAGGAGGCCGTTGCCCGCGGCACGTTCGGCTCGCCGACCTTCTTCGTCGGCAACGAGATGTTCTTCGGCAAGGAGCAGCTGCGCGAGGTCGAGGAGATGGTGCTGGAGAAGTGA
- the ggt gene encoding gamma-glutamyltransferase, giving the protein MMSSYPTRRTFFAFIATLAFGLASATAQDARRAYVPPALDTVRAVAAEHGMVVAQERISAQVGADILRRGGNAVDAAVATGFAMAVTYPRAGNIGGGGFMVIHSTERNEDVTIDYRETAPAATTPQIFLGSDGKPDSAKSRDSALGIGVPGTVAGLVLALDKYGSGQFTLAQLLEPVISLARDGFIVSDDIADTLPGWHRRLARWPASAKIFSRPDGTPLGEGDRLIQSDLAETLSAVAAQGARGFYEGAVADKLAKAVSDAGGIMTPADLKAYQAVIRAPVRGSYRGYDIISMPLPSSGGVVLVETLNILEGFQLTDLKQGSPASLHLLIEAMKRAYADRARYLGDPAFVNAPIETLTAKDYAAGLRAGISTAHATPSKDLVSAPAAPREGTNTTHFSVVDSRGNAVSNTYTLNFSYGVGLVAEGTGVLLNNELDDFTAAVGASNAYGLVGFEPNLPGPGKRPLSSMSPTIVLKDGKPVLVTGSPGGSRIISSVLQVIVNVLDYKMDVAAAVVAPRLHHQWLPDEVRVERGFPEDVLLKLKAMDHIIVEPMGQTSANSILVTPNGPLGAPDPRTRGAEAAGQ; this is encoded by the coding sequence ATGATGTCGTCATACCCGACACGGCGGACATTTTTCGCCTTCATTGCCACTCTGGCGTTTGGTCTTGCATCTGCCACCGCACAGGATGCGCGGCGGGCCTATGTTCCACCTGCGCTCGACACCGTGCGTGCCGTCGCCGCAGAGCACGGCATGGTGGTGGCGCAGGAGAGAATCTCTGCGCAAGTCGGTGCCGATATCCTCAGACGCGGCGGCAATGCGGTCGACGCCGCGGTCGCCACCGGCTTTGCCATGGCGGTGACCTATCCGCGCGCCGGCAATATCGGCGGCGGCGGCTTCATGGTGATCCACTCGACCGAGCGCAACGAAGACGTCACGATCGACTATCGCGAGACCGCGCCGGCGGCGACCACACCGCAGATCTTCCTTGGGTCCGACGGCAAGCCCGACTCCGCGAAGTCGCGCGATTCCGCGCTCGGCATCGGCGTGCCCGGCACGGTGGCGGGTCTTGTTCTGGCGCTGGACAAATACGGTTCGGGCCAGTTCACGCTGGCGCAATTGCTCGAACCTGTGATCTCGCTTGCCCGCGATGGTTTCATCGTCAGCGACGACATTGCCGATACCTTGCCGGGCTGGCACCGCCGCCTCGCGCGCTGGCCAGCCTCCGCAAAGATCTTCTCGCGTCCCGATGGCACGCCGCTCGGCGAAGGCGACAGGCTGATCCAGAGCGATCTCGCCGAGACGCTCTCGGCCGTCGCGGCGCAGGGCGCGCGCGGCTTCTACGAGGGCGCGGTCGCGGACAAGCTCGCCAAGGCCGTCTCGGATGCCGGCGGGATCATGACGCCGGCCGACTTGAAGGCGTATCAGGCGGTGATCCGCGCGCCGGTGCGCGGCAGCTATCGCGGCTACGACATCATCTCGATGCCGCTGCCGTCCTCCGGCGGCGTGGTGCTGGTGGAGACGCTCAACATTCTAGAAGGCTTTCAGCTCACGGACCTGAAGCAGGGTTCGCCGGCATCGCTGCATCTGCTGATCGAAGCCATGAAGCGCGCGTATGCGGACCGCGCGCGCTATCTCGGCGACCCCGCTTTCGTCAATGCGCCGATCGAGACACTCACCGCGAAGGACTACGCCGCCGGGCTGCGCGCCGGCATCTCCACCGCTCATGCCACGCCGTCGAAGGATCTGGTTTCCGCTCCGGCTGCGCCGCGCGAGGGTACCAACACCACGCATTTTTCCGTCGTCGACAGTCGCGGCAACGCCGTCAGCAATACCTACACGCTGAACTTCAGCTACGGCGTCGGCCTCGTCGCGGAGGGTACCGGCGTCTTGCTCAACAATGAGCTCGACGATTTCACGGCCGCGGTCGGCGCCTCCAACGCCTACGGCCTCGTCGGCTTCGAGCCTAATCTGCCGGGGCCCGGCAAACGGCCACTGTCCTCGATGTCGCCGACCATCGTGCTGAAGGACGGCAAGCCGGTGCTGGTGACGGGATCGCCCGGCGGTAGCCGCATCATCTCAAGCGTGCTTCAGGTGATCGTGAATGTGCTCGACTACAAAATGGATGTGGCTGCGGCCGTTGTCGCCCCACGGCTGCATCACCAATGGCTGCCGGACGAGGTGCGCGTCGAGCGCGGTTTTCCCGAGGACGTTCTGTTGAAGCTGAAGGCGATGGACCATATCATCGTCGAGCCGATGGGACAGACGTCCGCCAATTCGATTCTCGTGACGCCGAACGGACCGCTCGGCGCGCCCGATCCGCGCACGCGCGGTGCGGAAGCCGCGGGACAGTAA
- a CDS encoding DUF2239 family protein, with translation MAMIPMQRTFTAFQGYRRLASGPAGEVALVVKRMAPRPDEPIIIFEDATGRSIDFDLRGGDREVLARLAKLVPPPVEETAPPSEPRGRGRPKLGVVAREVTLLPRHWEWLNAQPGGASVALRKLVEEARRASGDKDRERQARDAAYHFMSTMAGNLPQFEEASRALFADDRRRFTALIADWPADIRDHIVKLATSDRA, from the coding sequence ATGGCAATGATTCCAATGCAACGGACTTTCACCGCCTTCCAGGGCTACCGCCGCCTCGCGTCCGGGCCGGCCGGCGAGGTCGCGCTGGTCGTCAAGCGGATGGCGCCGCGGCCGGACGAGCCCATCATCATCTTCGAGGACGCCACGGGCCGATCGATCGACTTCGATCTGCGCGGCGGGGACCGCGAGGTGCTGGCGCGGTTGGCGAAGCTTGTCCCGCCTCCGGTTGAGGAGACCGCGCCACCGAGCGAGCCGCGCGGACGGGGGCGACCGAAGCTCGGCGTGGTCGCGCGCGAGGTGACACTTTTGCCGCGGCACTGGGAGTGGCTCAATGCGCAACCGGGCGGCGCCTCGGTCGCGCTGCGAAAGCTCGTCGAGGAGGCCAGGCGCGCCAGCGGCGACAAGGATCGCGAGCGGCAGGCGCGCGATGCGGCCTATCACTTCATGTCGACCATGGCCGGCAATTTGCCGCAGTTCGAGGAAGCCTCGCGCGCACTGTTCGCCGATGACCGGCGCCGCTTCACCGCCCTGATCGCCGACTGGCCCGCCGACATCCGCGACCACATCGTCAAGCTCGCCACTAGCGACCGCGCCTAG
- a CDS encoding c-type cytochrome produces the protein MRWQFISHATVAVALLALGFLPASAADVAAGKAKAEVCAGCHGENGVSQTENIPSLAGQPDQFLQWQLVFFRAGSRKNEQMQPIAEEISNEDIRNLGAYFSSLTPPKGPEDKDSDLSKKGAQVAVGRRCASCHTDSFAGTKAVARIAGQREEYLVKALHDYKAGQRIGGGVAAMADVAYAMSDEEITAVAHYLAYYK, from the coding sequence ATGCGTTGGCAGTTCATCTCGCACGCAACGGTCGCGGTTGCGCTCCTCGCGCTCGGCTTCCTCCCCGCCAGCGCCGCCGACGTCGCCGCCGGCAAGGCCAAGGCGGAAGTCTGCGCCGGCTGCCACGGCGAGAACGGCGTCTCGCAGACCGAGAACATCCCCTCGCTCGCCGGTCAGCCCGATCAATTCCTGCAATGGCAGCTCGTGTTCTTCCGCGCCGGCTCGCGCAAGAACGAGCAGATGCAGCCGATCGCCGAAGAGATCAGCAACGAGGACATCCGCAATCTCGGTGCCTATTTTTCGTCGCTGACGCCGCCGAAAGGTCCGGAGGACAAGGACTCCGATCTGTCGAAGAAGGGCGCGCAGGTTGCGGTCGGCCGCCGCTGTGCCTCATGCCACACCGATAGTTTCGCCGGCACCAAGGCGGTGGCGCGCATCGCCGGCCAGCGCGAGGAATATCTCGTGAAGGCGCTGCACGACTACAAGGCCGGCCAGCGCATCGGCGGCGGCGTCGCAGCGATGGCGGACGTTGCCTACGCGATGAGTGACGAAGAGATCACCGCGGTCGCGCATTATCTCGCGTATTACAAATAG
- a CDS encoding glutathione S-transferase family protein, with protein sequence MLTVHHLNNSRSQRVLWLLEELGVPYEIVRYQRQPDMRAPKELRAIHPLGKSPVITDNGNTIAESGAIIDYLIATYGNGRLIPPPNTPERLRFTYWLHYAEGSAMQPLLLKLLFTLMPKRAPALLRPLVRKVSNQALTALVNPQLKQHMDYWEGELAKSEWFAGNEFTAADIQMSFPLEAAQARGGLELGHPKAMAFLERIHARPAYARALEKGGPYQVGR encoded by the coding sequence ATGCTGACCGTCCACCATCTCAACAATTCCCGCTCGCAGCGGGTGCTGTGGCTGCTCGAAGAGTTGGGCGTGCCCTACGAGATCGTGCGTTATCAGCGCCAGCCGGACATGCGCGCGCCGAAGGAGCTGCGCGCGATTCATCCGCTCGGCAAGTCGCCTGTGATCACCGACAACGGCAACACCATCGCCGAATCAGGTGCCATCATCGATTATCTCATCGCCACCTACGGCAACGGCCGGCTGATCCCGCCGCCGAACACGCCGGAGCGGCTGCGCTTCACCTACTGGCTGCATTATGCGGAAGGCTCCGCGATGCAGCCGCTGCTGTTGAAGCTGCTGTTCACGCTGATGCCGAAGCGTGCGCCGGCGCTGCTGCGCCCGCTGGTGCGCAAGGTCTCGAACCAGGCACTCACCGCACTGGTCAATCCGCAGCTCAAGCAGCACATGGATTATTGGGAAGGCGAGCTTGCAAAGAGCGAGTGGTTCGCCGGCAACGAGTTCACCGCCGCCGATATCCAGATGAGCTTTCCGCTCGAGGCCGCGCAAGCGCGCGGCGGGCTCGAGCTCGGTCATCCCAAGGCGATGGCGTTCCTGGAGCGCATCCACGCGCGGCCGGCGTATGCGCGAGCGTTGGAAAAGGGCGGGCCGTATCAGGTGGGGCGGTAG
- a CDS encoding PQQ-dependent sugar dehydrogenase, whose protein sequence is MTSMFHRSVLALAAVALLAGTSVGNAQDKSKPLKKYESGTKEFWTHPPDDWFLGDETEAQKGLAPPSGPPTGASEAELAAMMKKIKLPAGFKIEVYAPGVLAARQMAWGDKGTLFVGSFGLGNVYAIKDNNGKKEVKTILKGLNMPTGLAFRDGALYVIAVDKLIRYDNAEANLDKLGEGKVVYDDMPSYAAHGWKYIAVDKEGWFYIPFGPPFNIGIPPTSVSQIRRVDPKTGNAEIYALGVRNSVGGDVDPRTGKYWFTENARDWVSDDLPSDKLNMISKIGEHFGYPYCHQGDLPDPKFAMGHKCSEFTPPVLNLGAHVAPLGMKFYTGDQFPPEYKNNILIAEHGSWNRHKYQGARIMRVIVGPDGKNAKQEVFASGWLEGDQGYLGRPNDIILAKDGSILVADDWAGAIYRISYSKK, encoded by the coding sequence ATGACATCGATGTTCCATCGATCCGTGTTGGCGCTTGCGGCGGTTGCCCTTCTTGCGGGAACCAGCGTCGGCAATGCGCAGGACAAAAGCAAACCGCTGAAGAAATACGAATCCGGCACCAAGGAGTTCTGGACCCATCCGCCGGATGACTGGTTCCTCGGCGACGAGACCGAGGCGCAGAAGGGCCTCGCGCCGCCGTCGGGTCCGCCGACGGGTGCGTCCGAGGCCGAGCTCGCGGCGATGATGAAGAAGATCAAGCTGCCGGCCGGCTTCAAGATCGAAGTCTATGCGCCCGGCGTTCTCGCGGCGCGGCAGATGGCTTGGGGTGACAAGGGCACGCTGTTCGTCGGCTCGTTCGGTCTCGGCAACGTCTATGCCATCAAGGACAACAACGGCAAGAAGGAGGTCAAGACCATCCTCAAGGGGCTGAACATGCCCACCGGTCTCGCCTTCCGGGATGGCGCGCTCTACGTCATCGCGGTCGACAAGCTGATCCGCTACGACAACGCCGAAGCCAATCTGGACAAGCTCGGCGAGGGCAAGGTCGTCTATGACGACATGCCGTCCTATGCCGCGCATGGCTGGAAGTACATCGCGGTCGACAAGGAAGGCTGGTTCTACATTCCGTTCGGACCGCCCTTCAACATCGGCATCCCGCCGACCAGCGTCTCGCAGATTCGCCGCGTCGATCCCAAGACCGGCAACGCGGAAATCTATGCGCTCGGCGTTCGCAACTCGGTCGGCGGCGACGTCGATCCGCGCACCGGCAAGTACTGGTTCACCGAGAATGCGCGCGACTGGGTCAGCGACGATCTGCCCAGCGACAAGCTGAACATGATCTCGAAAATCGGCGAGCATTTCGGCTATCCCTATTGCCACCAGGGCGATCTTCCCGATCCGAAGTTCGCCATGGGCCACAAGTGCTCCGAGTTCACGCCGCCCGTGCTGAACCTCGGCGCGCACGTCGCTCCGCTCGGCATGAAGTTCTATACCGGCGACCAGTTTCCGCCTGAGTACAAGAACAACATTCTGATCGCCGAGCACGGCTCCTGGAATCGTCACAAATACCAGGGCGCGCGCATCATGCGGGTGATCGTCGGGCCCGACGGCAAGAACGCCAAGCAGGAGGTGTTCGCCTCCGGCTGGCTCGAGGGCGACCAGGGCTATCTCGGCCGTCCCAACGACATCATCCTCGCCAAGGATGGTTCGATCCTCGTCGCCGACGACTGGGCCGGCGCGATCTATCGCATCAGCTACAGCAAGAAGTAG
- a CDS encoding MFS transporter, whose amino-acid sequence MTTIAPDARMTGVQRTYPPRAAVVSWIFFDWAAQPYFTLITTFVFAPYFATSIAPDPATGQSLWGFAMAAAGLAIALMSPVLGAIADASGRRKPWIAGFGVLLVLAACTLWIGKPGDPSIIPPLLTAVALASVGAEFATVFNNAMMPTLVPPERIGRLSGTGWATGYIGGIVSLIIVLGFLAANPETGRTLLGFKPLFGLDPVSHQGDRIVGPLTGLWFIIFVTPLFLFTPDYPAKRPVREALRAGLSELKQSIRSLPKQKSLAAFLLANMIYTDGLVSLFAFGGIYAAGTFGWHTIQIGTFGIMLAIAGTFGAWLGGKLDDSLGPRRVITGSLLLLLLAVAAILLVDKDSVLFVAVAPPQPGAPLFSSAAERAYLVLGCLIGAAGGPLQAASRTLLIRLAPKDRIAQYFGLFALTGKVTSFIGPLLIGMITAVTASQKAGMAVLVVFFVAGLGLLMRVKAE is encoded by the coding sequence ATGACGACGATCGCCCCCGATGCGCGCATGACGGGCGTGCAGCGGACCTATCCGCCGCGCGCAGCTGTCGTCAGCTGGATCTTCTTCGACTGGGCCGCACAGCCCTATTTCACGCTGATCACGACCTTCGTGTTCGCGCCCTATTTCGCCACCAGCATTGCGCCAGATCCCGCCACCGGCCAGTCGCTGTGGGGCTTTGCGATGGCGGCAGCGGGTCTTGCGATCGCGCTGATGTCGCCGGTGCTCGGGGCCATCGCGGATGCGTCGGGCCGCAGGAAGCCGTGGATCGCAGGGTTCGGTGTGCTGCTGGTGCTGGCGGCCTGTACGCTGTGGATCGGCAAGCCCGGAGATCCCTCCATCATTCCGCCCCTGCTCACCGCCGTCGCGCTCGCCAGCGTCGGCGCGGAATTCGCCACCGTCTTCAACAATGCGATGATGCCGACCCTGGTGCCGCCGGAGCGGATCGGCCGGCTCTCTGGCACCGGCTGGGCCACCGGCTACATCGGCGGCATCGTCAGCCTGATCATCGTGCTCGGCTTCCTCGCCGCCAATCCCGAAACCGGCCGCACCCTGCTCGGATTCAAGCCGCTGTTCGGGCTCGATCCGGTCAGCCATCAGGGCGATCGCATCGTCGGACCGCTGACCGGGCTGTGGTTCATCATTTTCGTGACGCCGCTGTTCCTGTTCACGCCGGATTATCCGGCGAAGCGCCCGGTGCGCGAGGCGCTGCGCGCAGGACTGTCGGAGCTGAAGCAATCCATCAGGAGTTTGCCGAAGCAGAAGTCGCTGGCTGCGTTCCTGCTCGCCAACATGATCTACACGGACGGCCTGGTGTCGCTATTCGCGTTCGGCGGCATCTATGCCGCCGGCACGTTCGGCTGGCACACGATCCAGATCGGTACCTTCGGCATCATGCTGGCGATCGCCGGCACATTCGGCGCGTGGCTCGGCGGCAAGCTCGACGATTCGCTGGGACCGAGGCGCGTGATCACCGGCAGCTTGCTGCTCCTCCTGCTTGCGGTGGCCGCGATCCTTCTGGTCGACAAGGACAGCGTGCTGTTCGTCGCGGTCGCGCCGCCTCAGCCGGGCGCTCCCCTGTTCTCGAGCGCGGCCGAGCGCGCCTATCTCGTGCTGGGTTGTCTGATCGGTGCCGCCGGCGGGCCATTGCAGGCGGCTTCGCGCACGCTGCTGATCCGGCTCGCGCCGAAAGACCGCATCGCGCAGTATTTTGGCCTTTTCGCGCTGACGGGGAAAGTGACGTCCTTCATCGGCCCGCTTCTGATCGGCATGATCACGGCGGTGACGGCCAGCCAGAAGGCCGGCATGGCCGTGCTGGTGGTGTTCTTCGTTGCGGGGCTGGGGCTGTTGATGCGGGTGAAGGCGGAATAA
- a CDS encoding MFS transporter, which yields MTTTDPTGRIERAEIEDTSLLAFYRDMNPPERRTFWACAAGWALDGMDFMIYPLVIGTIIALWKVDAASAGLAGTVTLLASAIGGWLGGYLSDHIGRVRTLQITIIWFSFFSLVCAVVQNFDQLLIARAVLGLGFGGEWAAGAVLMGEAIRPQYRGRAVGSVQSGWAVGWGLAVLSQAILFSALPPETAWRWMFVIGALPALLVFYIRRSVTEPEVAAEARAKQAASGDRPALWEIFSGPILKTTILASLAATGCQGGYYAITFWVPQFLTKERHLSIVGSTGYLSTLIIGSFIGYLVGAWLADRIGRRNLFLIFSVGAMAVVLLYTQLPLTNEILWVLGFPLGFFASGYFSGIGAFLTELYPTRLRGSGQGFCYNFGRGIGALFPFLVGALSASTSLANAIAIFAVAAYALFFIAAFALPETRGRVLHAD from the coding sequence ATGACCACGACCGATCCGACCGGGCGCATCGAGCGCGCCGAGATCGAAGACACCAGCCTTCTCGCCTTCTATCGCGACATGAACCCGCCGGAGCGCCGGACGTTCTGGGCCTGCGCGGCCGGCTGGGCGCTCGATGGCATGGACTTCATGATCTATCCGCTGGTGATCGGCACCATCATCGCGCTTTGGAAGGTCGATGCGGCCTCGGCCGGTCTCGCCGGCACGGTGACGCTGCTGGCCTCCGCGATTGGGGGCTGGCTCGGCGGCTATCTCTCCGATCATATTGGCCGCGTCAGGACGCTCCAGATCACCATCATCTGGTTCTCGTTCTTCTCGCTGGTCTGCGCCGTCGTGCAGAATTTCGACCAGCTTCTGATCGCACGCGCCGTGCTCGGCCTCGGCTTCGGCGGCGAATGGGCTGCGGGCGCGGTGCTGATGGGCGAGGCGATCCGGCCGCAATATCGTGGACGCGCCGTCGGCTCGGTGCAGTCGGGCTGGGCCGTCGGCTGGGGCCTTGCCGTGCTGTCGCAGGCGATCCTGTTCTCGGCCTTGCCGCCCGAGACGGCGTGGCGCTGGATGTTCGTGATCGGCGCGCTGCCGGCGCTGCTGGTGTTCTACATCCGCCGCTCCGTCACCGAACCCGAAGTCGCGGCCGAGGCGCGCGCCAAGCAGGCCGCGAGCGGCGATCGACCGGCGCTCTGGGAGATTTTTTCGGGCCCGATCCTGAAGACCACGATCCTGGCCTCACTCGCCGCGACGGGTTGCCAGGGTGGCTACTACGCCATCACGTTCTGGGTACCGCAATTCCTGACCAAGGAGCGTCACCTGTCGATCGTCGGCTCGACCGGCTATCTCTCGACGCTGATCATCGGCTCCTTCATCGGCTATCTCGTCGGCGCCTGGCTCGCCGACCGGATCGGACGGCGCAATTTGTTCCTGATCTTCTCGGTCGGCGCCATGGCCGTGGTGCTGCTCTACACGCAGCTGCCGCTCACCAACGAGATCCTGTGGGTGCTCGGCTTCCCGCTCGGCTTCTTCGCCTCGGGCTATTTCTCGGGGATCGGCGCGTTCCTGACCGAGCTCTATCCGACGCGGCTGCGCGGCTCCGGCCAGGGCTTTTGCTACAATTTCGGTCGCGGCATCGGCGCACTGTTTCCGTTCCTCGTCGGCGCGCTGTCGGCGTCGACCTCGCTTGCGAATGCAATCGCCATTTTCGCGGTGGCGGCTTACGCGCTGTTCTTCATCGCAGCCTTCGCGCTGCCGGAGACGCGCGGGCGCGTATTGCACGCGGATTGA
- the panE gene encoding 2-dehydropantoate 2-reductase codes for MRILVVGAGAIGGYFGGRLLQAGRDVTFLVRPKRASELASAGLVIKSPNGDVTLKNPPTVQADALKDKFDVVLLSCKAFDLDDAIKSFAPAVGPNTAIIPMLNGMKHLDTLDARFGKERVLGGLCAIAATLNEQREVVQLQPMQSLNFGERDGQLSDRVKAIDEAFKSAIKGAAASENIMQDMWEKWVFLSSLAASTCLMRTSVGNILAAPGGRDFLLGMLDETSAIATASGYTPGGPFFERVKGNLTTEGSPMTASMFRDIQAGLPVEADHVIGDLIARADAAKVPVPKLRIAYTHLKAYEKQRAG; via the coding sequence ATGCGTATCCTCGTGGTCGGCGCAGGCGCCATCGGCGGCTATTTTGGTGGCAGGCTTTTACAGGCCGGCCGCGACGTCACCTTCCTGGTCCGCCCCAAGCGCGCCAGCGAGCTCGCGAGCGCCGGCCTCGTCATCAAGAGCCCGAATGGCGATGTGACGCTGAAGAATCCTCCGACGGTGCAGGCCGACGCGCTCAAGGACAAATTCGACGTCGTGCTGCTGAGCTGCAAGGCGTTCGACCTCGACGACGCCATCAAATCGTTTGCGCCGGCGGTCGGGCCGAACACGGCCATCATCCCCATGCTCAACGGCATGAAGCATCTCGACACGCTGGATGCCAGGTTCGGCAAGGAGCGCGTGCTCGGCGGCCTCTGCGCCATCGCCGCGACGCTGAACGAGCAGCGCGAGGTGGTGCAGCTCCAGCCGATGCAGTCGCTCAATTTCGGCGAGCGCGACGGACAATTGTCGGACCGGGTCAAGGCGATCGACGAGGCCTTCAAGAGCGCCATCAAGGGTGCCGCCGCCAGCGAGAACATCATGCAGGACATGTGGGAGAAGTGGGTGTTCCTCTCCTCGCTCGCCGCGAGCACCTGTCTGATGCGTACTTCGGTCGGCAACATCCTCGCCGCTCCCGGCGGCAGGGATTTCCTGCTCGGCATGTTGGACGAGACCAGCGCGATTGCCACAGCATCAGGCTATACGCCGGGCGGGCCGTTCTTCGAGCGCGTGAAGGGCAACCTCACCACCGAGGGCTCGCCAATGACGGCCTCGATGTTCCGCGACATCCAAGCGGGACTTCCGGTCGAGGCCGACCACGTCATCGGCGACCTCATCGCGCGCGCCGATGCCGCCAAGGTGCCGGTGCCGAAGCTACGCATCGCGTACACGCATCTGAAGGCGTATGAGAAGCAGCGGGCGGGGTAG
- a CDS encoding MATE family efflux transporter, whose amino-acid sequence MSAAKPLWKTFLRFLVPLMLSNALQSLFGTVSNVYLGQMIGIDALAAVSAFFPVMFFLFAFVMGLSTGATVLIGQAFGAGEHGTIRSVVGTTLAVGMLLSISIALVGGVFSRQLMIALATPTDILDQASAYARIMMLTVPLGFVFLLMTAMIRGVGDSLTPLLALALSIAIGLILTPMLISGSFGLPALGITSPTWAAAISNSLTLIVLAVYLRRTKHALAPDAALLRHLRLDRAVLGKILGIGLPSAIGMVAMAIAELVLLGLVNGFGSKATAAYGAINQVMGYTQFTAMSISITVSILGAQAVGGGDRTRLDGIVRTGLAFSLLLTGGLVALIYLAPRAVLGLFITDGAVLDLAKELLFIALWSSVPFGMATVFSGAMRAAGVALTPMLLAIFAIVAIELPSAVVLSRAIGLEGVWAAYPIVFCAMFVLQMGYYLLVWRKRAIRRLI is encoded by the coding sequence ATGTCCGCAGCAAAGCCGCTCTGGAAAACGTTCCTCCGCTTCCTCGTACCGCTCATGCTGAGCAACGCGCTGCAATCGCTGTTCGGCACCGTCAGCAACGTCTATCTCGGCCAGATGATCGGCATCGATGCACTCGCAGCCGTGTCGGCCTTCTTCCCGGTGATGTTCTTCCTGTTCGCGTTCGTCATGGGCCTGAGCACCGGCGCCACCGTGCTGATCGGTCAGGCCTTCGGCGCGGGCGAGCACGGCACGATCAGAAGCGTCGTCGGTACGACGCTCGCAGTCGGCATGCTGCTGTCGATCTCGATCGCACTGGTCGGCGGGGTCTTCAGCCGGCAATTGATGATCGCGCTCGCGACGCCCACGGACATTCTCGATCAGGCCAGCGCCTATGCGCGCATCATGATGCTGACGGTGCCACTCGGCTTCGTCTTCCTGCTGATGACGGCGATGATCCGCGGTGTCGGCGATTCGCTTACGCCGCTGCTGGCGCTGGCGTTGTCGATCGCGATCGGCCTGATCCTGACGCCGATGCTGATCAGCGGCTCGTTCGGCTTGCCGGCTCTTGGCATCACCAGCCCGACCTGGGCGGCTGCGATCTCCAATTCGCTGACGCTGATCGTGCTGGCCGTCTATCTGCGGCGGACGAAACATGCGCTCGCACCTGATGCTGCATTGCTGCGACATCTGCGGCTCGATCGCGCCGTGCTCGGAAAAATCCTCGGCATCGGCCTGCCGAGCGCGATCGGCATGGTGGCGATGGCGATCGCCGAGCTGGTTCTGCTCGGTCTCGTCAACGGCTTTGGCTCCAAGGCCACCGCCGCTTATGGCGCCATCAACCAGGTGATGGGCTATACGCAGTTCACCGCGATGTCGATTTCGATCACGGTCTCGATCCTCGGTGCGCAGGCGGTCGGCGGCGGTGACAGGACACGGCTCGACGGCATCGTCCGCACCGGGCTCGCGTTCAGCCTCCTGTTAACCGGCGGGCTGGTCGCGCTGATTTACCTCGCACCGCGCGCGGTCCTCGGCCTCTTCATCACCGACGGCGCCGTGCTCGATCTGGCGAAGGAGTTGCTCTTCATCGCCCTGTGGAGCTCGGTGCCGTTCGGCATGGCGACGGTGTTTTCCGGCGCCATGCGGGCCGCTGGCGTGGCGCTGACGCCGATGCTGCTGGCGATCTTCGCGATTGTCGCGATCGAGCTGCCATCCGCGGTGGTCCTGAGCCGCGCCATCGGCCTTGAAGGTGTATGGGCCGCCTATCCCATCGTATTCTGCGCCATGTTCGTTTTGCAGATGGGCTATTACCTCCTGGTGTGGCGCAAGCGGGCGATCCGGCGACTGATCTGA